From the genome of Desulfobaccales bacterium:
TGGTCCAGGGCATACTGCACCGTGATATAGGTGCCGCTTCGGGCCGCGGCCTCCACCACCACCACCGCCTGGGCCAGGCCGCTGATGAGCCGGTTGCGGATGGGAAAGTTCCGGGCCTCGGGCGGGGTCCCCAGGGGAAACTCGCTCACCAAGGCTCCGACTACCGGGATTTTATCGTAATATTCTTTATTTTCCGGGGGATAGACCACATCCAGGCCGCAGCCCAGGACCGCCACGGTGGGCCCGCCGGCCTCCAGGGCCCCCGCATGGGCGGCGGTGTCGATGCCCCGGGCCAGGCCGCTCACCACCGTCACCCCTGCCTCGGCCAGTTCCCGGGCCAGCCGCCGGCTCATGCGCAGCCCGTAGCGGCTGGCCTGCCGGGTGCCCACCAGCGCCACCGCCGGCCCCTCACAGACGGAGAGGTCCCCCTGCACAAACAAAAAAGGAGGTGGATAAGGAATCTCCCGCAGGCGGGAGGGAAAATCCGCCGCCGCCAGGGTGACCAGCCGCATCCCCCGGGCCGAGAGGCGCAGGAGCTCCCCCTCCCAGCGGTCCCAGTCCCGGAAGCCGGTGATGGCTGCGGCCACCGCCGGGGTCACCCCCTTGACGGCCCGCAGCTCACTTTCCGGGGCCGCAAAGACCGCCGCCGGGTCACCGAAGGCGGCCAGCAGGCGCTGAAACAGCACCAGCCCCACCCCGGGGATGGCCCGCAACGCCAGCCAGGGGAGCTGGGCCAGGAGGTCGTCTTGGGCCTGTTCGCTCACCATCGACAGGAGACAGGTGCGGCAAGGTTTTGGGCAGAAAGGCTGGGAGCGCGGGTGGCTTTGCCCTTTCCCTCCCGCCTCCGCGCGACCGGGGAAATCGAACCCAACATTAAGAGTGGGGGAGCGGGGAGGGAAAGGCAGACGCCCCCTGCCCTATGGTCCCCTCATGCAAAATTATCTGCCAAAGTTACCGGCACCCGGGAAAAAAGTTCACCCCCTCCGGAACTTCACCCTTGACGGCGCCGGCCTTTCGTCACCGGGGTCTTTCCTGCGCCTCAGTCGGACTCGGCATGATAATGGCAAAAGACCCGGGAAATCAGCCCCTCGGCATTCAGGAACATCACGTCGGCCGCCATGACCTCATCGGCGCCGCGATAGACCACCACCAGGCTGCTGACTCCGGCCAACACCTGGAGCACGGTGACGCTCAGGTCCGGAAACAGAGACAGCCCCAGGGTGAAATACATCCGCAGGTTCTCTTTCCCCTTGAGGGTGCCGCCGGGGTCATGGAGCAGCTGCACCACAAAAGGCGAGGTGAGCTCCACCTCTGGAGCATAGAGGGTCAGGAGGGCCTCCAGGTCCCGGTGGTTGATGGCTTGGGCCCAGGTGGCCGCCAGCTTCTCGGCCTGGCTGTGGGTCAGCATCCTCACCCCCGTTTCGCCGCCGCGGCCAGCGAGGTCAGCCGGGCCTCCACCAGCCGCACCCGAGGGGCCAGGGAGTCCAGGCGGCGCCGCCGCCCCTCCCGGTCCGCCTCCCCGTGGCTCAAGGCCTGGGTGAGGCCTTCCAGGTCGGTGAGGAGGCTTTTCAGCTGCCTGTCCAGGCTCTCCTCCACCCCCCGGGCCAGCTCCTCCACCAGGGGCAGGAAATAGCGGAACTTCAGCCGCTCCCCGAAGTCCACCAGCTGGACCTTGAGCTCCTCCCGCACCCAGTGGCGGATGGCGGCCAGCGCCCGGCGCAGGTCCCGCTCCGCCTGCTGGCGCGGCTCGAGGCTGCCCCAGCCCACCTTGGCCTTGAACCGCTGCCAGAGGTGTTCCAGCACCCCTACTCCGGAGCGCAGCCAGACCTCCCCGGCCCAGCGCCAGCCCGGTTCCAGGGTGAAGGACAGAAGCGGCACCTCCAAATTCGCCGGCCGGGGCGGCAACTCCAGTTTCAGACCGGGGGGCTGCCCCGGCAGGCCCAGGGCGGCGGTTTCCTGATAGTACAAGGCCAGGGTCTCCTCCAGAGCCACGACCAGGGGCTCACAGAGGCGATGCAGCTCCTGGCGCAGCCACTCCTCCTGGCGATGGACAAATTCCACCACCTGCAGGTTGAATTCCCCCCCCGTCAGTTTGAGGAGTTCCTGTTGAAACTCCTGAAACAGCCGGTAGAGTTTGACCCGAAGCGGTTCCTCCGGGCCGGACAGGAGGCGCTCCCAATCCGGCTCGTAGTTGAGCACGAAACTGAGGAGGGAGGCCTCCCGGCTGCCCTGCTCATAGAGGAAGGCGTCCACCCGGTGCTTAAGCTCCGTTCCCAGATGGCGGGTGGCGCCCTCCAGGGTCTGATGCAGGCTGGCCCGGACCGCGGTGAGGGGCTGGCGCCGGGCCTGGAGCTTGGCCGCCAGCTCCCGGTAAGCCCCGGCATCCCGGTCCAGGAGCCGCCGGGCCCAGTCCACCTGCTCCGCCAAGCCCCGGGCCACCATGAGCACCTGGGAGATGGCCCCCCCGGCCAGCCGCCGGGCCCGCACCTCCTCCACCGCCTGGCGGAAGAGGCCGTGAAACTCCTCCCAGCCCCGCCGGCTCAGCTCACTCTTGCCCTGGTCCGCCTGCAGCAGGGCCAGCAGGGCCTCCTCCTGGGGGTCGAGGTCGCCGGCTTCCCGCCGCCGCGCCAGGAGCACCTGCAGGGCGGAAAAGGCGCACAGCGTCGGTTCGGGCACCCAGGGGGCCAGTTCCCGGCGCACCCGGGTCATGAGGGCCTCGCAGTCGGCGGCATCTCTATGGTCTGCCAGGTCCAGATTGAGGACAAAGATGAGGTGTTCCCCCAGCCCCATGCGCCTCAGTTCCTGGAGGAACTGGAAGTCCGCCTGCCTGAGCCCCATGCGGGAGCTGATGACATAGAGGGCCAGGTCACATTTCAGGAGGTAGGCCAGCACCTGGGTGAGATGCTGGGGCAGGGGCGAGTCGCTCCCCTGGCAGTCCCCCAGCTCCAACCAAGGGGGGAGATCCGGCGCCGGCAGGGTGAGGAGGGCGTCCGCCAGGTACACCGCCAGCTCCTCCCGGGTCACCAGCTCCTGGTGGCGCTGCACCTCCGGGCCGCTCAGCTCCAGAGACCCCCGGGCCAGGGCCTCCTCCACCTGGCCATAGCCCGCCAGATAGGCGGAGAGCAGCACATAATTCTGGTTGAGGCTGCCGTTGGCCCACAGGGAGGCCGCTTCCTGGCCGGCCAGGATCTGCTCCAAAAGCTCCCGGTCCTGGGGCCGGCTGAGGTCGAAGGGCTCCGGATGATTCTCCAGGCGGACATCCGGCAGGAAGTTCAGGGCCTGCTGGATCTCCCCGGCGATGAGGTCCGGGTCCTTGAAAAGCAACAGGGCCTTCTCCTCCGGCCCGGGCCGGACCCGGGTGATCATGGCGGTGAGGATGCCGGCGCCCCTTTTAAGCACCTCCCGGCCCATGAGGGCATTGACCAGGGTGCTCTTGCCGGATTTCACCGCGCCCACCACCGCCACCCGCACCACTTCTTCGGCCAGGTGCGCCTGGACCTCCGTGAGCACGTGCCGCCAATGGCGGGACTGCTCCGCCGCCTGGGGAAAGAGGCCCTGCCAATCCTGCGTCAGCTCCAGAAGGTGGGTGATCTCCCCGGCCAACTCGCCGGGAGGGGCGGTGACAGACAAAGCTTTTCTCCGGATGGGTGATCTGCTGTTATTCGGGGTGGGAAGGGGATGCTTAAGGCAAGGCTTTTAGCCCTGTGCTCCTCCTACATCCCCCTCGAGAGCCGTCACTTTTTGGGCGCATACCCGGTGATATAGGGCTTGGAGACCTCCACCCGCACCTTATCGGCAATCTCCAGGGTGAGCACCTGGTCGTTGATGGCCACAACCTCGCCGATGAGACCGCCGGCGGTGAGGACCCGGTCCCCCCGTTTCAGGCTGTCCAGCATGGCCTTATGTTCCTTGGCTTTGCGCTGTTGGGGCCGGATAAGCAGAAAATAAAACACCGCCACCATGAGGACCATGGGCACAACCATGGTCCACAGGGGGCTCTCAGCGC
Proteins encoded in this window:
- a CDS encoding dynamin family protein is translated as MSVTAPPGELAGEITHLLELTQDWQGLFPQAAEQSRHWRHVLTEVQAHLAEEVVRVAVVGAVKSGKSTLVNALMGREVLKRGAGILTAMITRVRPGPEEKALLLFKDPDLIAGEIQQALNFLPDVRLENHPEPFDLSRPQDRELLEQILAGQEAASLWANGSLNQNYVLLSAYLAGYGQVEEALARGSLELSGPEVQRHQELVTREELAVYLADALLTLPAPDLPPWLELGDCQGSDSPLPQHLTQVLAYLLKCDLALYVISSRMGLRQADFQFLQELRRMGLGEHLIFVLNLDLADHRDAADCEALMTRVRRELAPWVPEPTLCAFSALQVLLARRREAGDLDPQEEALLALLQADQGKSELSRRGWEEFHGLFRQAVEEVRARRLAGGAISQVLMVARGLAEQVDWARRLLDRDAGAYRELAAKLQARRQPLTAVRASLHQTLEGATRHLGTELKHRVDAFLYEQGSREASLLSFVLNYEPDWERLLSGPEEPLRVKLYRLFQEFQQELLKLTGGEFNLQVVEFVHRQEEWLRQELHRLCEPLVVALEETLALYYQETAALGLPGQPPGLKLELPPRPANLEVPLLSFTLEPGWRWAGEVWLRSGVGVLEHLWQRFKAKVGWGSLEPRQQAERDLRRALAAIRHWVREELKVQLVDFGERLKFRYFLPLVEELARGVEESLDRQLKSLLTDLEGLTQALSHGEADREGRRRRLDSLAPRVRLVEARLTSLAAAAKRG
- the dprA gene encoding DNA-processing protein DprA; translation: MVSEQAQDDLLAQLPWLALRAIPGVGLVLFQRLLAAFGDPAAVFAAPESELRAVKGVTPAVAAAITGFRDWDRWEGELLRLSARGMRLVTLAAADFPSRLREIPYPPPFLFVQGDLSVCEGPAVALVGTRQASRYGLRMSRRLARELAEAGVTVVSGLARGIDTAAHAGALEAGGPTVAVLGCGLDVVYPPENKEYYDKIPVVGALVSEFPLGTPPEARNFPIRNRLISGLAQAVVVVEAAARSGTYITVQYALDQGREVLAVPGPADAPTSQGPLRLLQQGAKLAREAADILAELPPWERRPSPGQDRVPSSGPPPPPPARPGFPRVDDPLLPFLGSEPLQLEELVGLSRLPAQEVLSRLTLLELQGLIRELPGKCYVLAS
- a CDS encoding nuclear transport factor 2 family protein translates to MLTHSQAEKLAATWAQAINHRDLEALLTLYAPEVELTSPFVVQLLHDPGGTLKGKENLRMYFTLGLSLFPDLSVTVLQVLAGVSSLVVVYRGADEVMAADVMFLNAEGLISRVFCHYHAESD
- the yajC gene encoding preprotein translocase subunit YajC; translated protein: MVDIAFAANGAGGAESPLWTMVVPMVLMVAVFYFLLIRPQQRKAKEHKAMLDSLKRGDRVLTAGGLIGEVVAINDQVLTLEIADKVRVEVSKPYITGYAPKK